Proteins from one Toxotes jaculatrix isolate fToxJac2 chromosome 13, fToxJac2.pri, whole genome shotgun sequence genomic window:
- the LOC121191464 gene encoding stonustoxin subunit alpha-like — protein LTIDTNTVNRKIKLSDNNRKVTRVKEDQSYLDHPDRFDQWPQLLCSNGLTGRCYWEVEWRGRVDISVSYRGIRRRGDRENCLFGWNDQSWGLTCSDGGYSVWHNNTMTPVSSSSSSYSSVSDRVAVYVDCPAGSLSFYRVSSDSLIHLYTFNTTFTEPLYAGFGLLFWSSGSSVSLCRV, from the coding sequence ctcaccatcgacacaaacacagtaaacagaaagatcaaactgtctgacaacaacaggaaggtaaCACGTGtgaaggaggatcagtcatatcttgatcatccagacagatttgaccagtggcctcagctgctgtgtagtaatggtctgactggtcgctgttactgggaggtcgagtggagaggaagggttgatatatcagtgagttacagaggaatcagaaggagaggagacagagaaaactgtttgtttggatggAACGATCAGTCCTGGGGTCTGACCTGCTCTGATggtggttactctgtttggcacaataatACAatgacacctgtctcctcctcctcttcatcatattcctctgtctctgacagagtagcagtgtatgtggactgtcctgctggctctctgtccttctacagagtctcctctgactcactgatccacctctacaccttcaacactacattcactgaacctctgtatgcTGGATTTGGGCTCTTGTTCTGGtcgtctggttcctcagtgtctctgtgtagagtgtag
- the LOC121191503 gene encoding LOW QUALITY PROTEIN: putative nuclease HARBI1 (The sequence of the model RefSeq protein was modified relative to this genomic sequence to represent the inferred CDS: inserted 1 base in 1 codon; substituted 1 base at 1 genomic stop codon): MACPFLEDPIDXEARLIRRELRLRRARIFRPRLDTFSYPPDFLFERYRFSLQSLQYIHNLIRPLITHITHRGRALTTEQILCIALRFFANGSFLYNIGDAEHISKATVCRAIRKVCLALKRFLSVFVVFPXHKPVRAIKEEFHGIAGFPNVIGCIDGTHIPITAPSENEGDYVNRKSFHSINVQIICDAAHIITNVEAKWPGSVHDSRIYRESTISNRLERGEIHGFLLGDRGYPCQRNLITPYPDPQPGPQQHFNVAHCRTRARVEMTIGLLKARFQCLRHLRVSPERACDIIVACVILHNIATIRGEQHPALQIEDPEEDPIQLPENQDGRAIRDLICNNHFPC, from the exons ATGGCATGTCCCTTTCTGGAAGACCCGATTG GAGAAGCAAGACTGATTCGCAGAGAACTGCGATTGCGTCGGGCGAGGATTTTCCGTCCACGTTTGGATACGTTTTCATATCCTCCCGACTTTTTATTTGAACGTTATCGTTTTTCGTTACAGTCACTGCAATACATTCACAACCTCATCCGCCCTCTCATCACTCACATCACCCACCGTGGACGTGCACTCACCACTGAACAAATACTTTGCATTGCTCTACGTTTTTTTGCAAATGGAAGTTTTCTTTATAATATCGGCGATGCAGAACACATAAGCAAAGCAACCGTTTGCAGGGCTATAAGAAAGGTGTGCCTCGCTCTGAAGCggtttttatcagtttttgttgtttttccctgACACAAACCTGTGAGAGCCATCAAAGAAGAGTTCCATGGGATTGCag GATTTCCCaatgtgattggctgcattGATGGCACCCACATTCCTATCACTGCTCcttcagaaaatgaaggagattATGTGAATAGGAAGTCCTTCCATAGCATCAATGTGCAG atcatttgtgatgcagcacacattatcacaaaTGTGGAAGCCAAGTGGCCCGGGTCTGTGCATGACTCCCGCATATATAGAGAGTCTACAATAAGCAATAGACTGGAACGTG GAGAGATTCATGGCTTCCTTCTGGGTGACAGGGGTTACCCCTGCCAACGAAATCTTATAACCCCTTACCCAGACCCTCAACCAGGACCCCAGCAGCACTTCAATGTGGCACACTGCAGGACGAGAGCCAGGGTAGAGATGACTATAGGCCTGTTGAAAGCCCGTTTCCAGTGCTTACGTCATCTCAGAGTAAGCCCTGAGAGAGCCTGTGACATAATTGTGGCATGTGTTATTCTCCATAATATTGCAACTATTAGAGGAGAGCAACACCCTGCCCTACAAATAGAAGACCCTGAGGAGGACCCCATCCAGCTCCCAGAAAATCAGGATGGAAGGGCAATCAGAGATCTGATCTGCAACAACCATTTTCCATGTTAA